Proteins co-encoded in one Cucurbita pepo subsp. pepo cultivar mu-cu-16 chromosome LG15, ASM280686v2, whole genome shotgun sequence genomic window:
- the LOC111811841 gene encoding uncharacterized protein LOC111811841 produces MSSSTRALIVAASVGVVEALKDQGICRWNHLIRSAHHYAKNHVGSISQAKKFSSAVAPAPGKQLHQSEESLRTVMYLSCWGPNN; encoded by the coding sequence atgagTTCTTCAACAAGAGCGTTGATTGTGGCGGCCAGCGTCGGCGTTGTGGAGGCCCTCAAGGATCAAGGAATCTGCCGGTGGAACCATCTCATAAGATCCGCCCACCACTACGCCAAAAACCATGTTGGGTCTATTTCTCAGGCCAAGAAGTTCTCCTCCGCCGTGGCTCCCGCTCCCGGCAAGCAGCTGCATCAGTCCGAGGAATCTCTGAGAACGGTCATGTACCTTAGCTGTTGGGGTCCTAATAACTGA
- the LOC111811760 gene encoding protein THYLAKOID FORMATION1, chloroplastic-like isoform X1, with the protein MAAVNSVSFTALSQCSDRRLPIPSARSLASHFDGFRFRKSVFCHYSGVRTSSFSSRMVIHCMASGTGSDVTTVAETKANFLKAYKRPIPSIYNTVVQELIVQQHLMRYKKTYRYDPVFALGFVTVYDRLMEGYPSDEDRDAIFQAYINALNEDPEQYRIDAQKLEEWARSQTAASLVEFASREGEVESILKDIAERAGGKGNFSYSRFFAIGLFRLLELANASEPSILEKLCAALNVDKKGVDRDLDVYRNLLSKLVQAKELLKEYVDREKKKRDERAGSQTASEAITKCLGEYSMQTGL; encoded by the exons atggcggCTGTAAATTCCGTATCATTCACGGCATTAAGTCAATGTTCTGATAGACGATTGCCGATTCCCTCGGCTCGTTCACTCGCCTCGCATTTCGACGGGTTTCGTTTTCGTAAGAGCGTTTTCTGTCATTATTCCGGAGTTCGGACATCTAGCTTCAGTTCTCGCATGGTTATTCATTGCATGGCATCTGGAACAG GCTCAGATGTAACAACCGTAGCCGAGACTAAAGCGAACTTCCTCAAGGCGTATAAACGGCCTATCCCTAGCATTTACAACACCGTTGTGCAAGAATTGATTGTCCAACAGCATTTGATGAGGTATAAGAAGACATACCGTTATGACCCTGTTTTCGCCCTTGGTTTTGTTACTGTGTATGATCGACTTATGGAAGGGTACCCTAGCGATGAGGATCGTGATGCCATTTTCCAAGCATACATTAACGCATTGAATGAGGATCCAGAGCAATATAG AATTGATGCCCAAAAATTGGAAGAGTGGGCTCGGTCTCAGACTGCAGCTTCATTGGTTGAGTTTGCATCAAGAGAAGGAGAAGTCGAGAGTATTTTGAAGGACATTGCAGAACGAGCTGGGGGCAAGGGGAATTTCAGCTACAGCCGATTTTTTGCTATTGGGCTATTTCGACTCCTTGAATTGGCAAATGCTTCTGAACCCAGTATCTTGGAAAAG CTATGTGCCGCTTTAAATGTTGACAAAAAAGGCGTGGACCGAGACCTTGATGTATACCGTAACCTGCTTTCGAAGTTAGTTCAGGCGAAAGAGCTCCTAAAGGAATATGTCGATAG agagaagaagaaaagagatgagAGGGCAGGATCACAGACGGCTAGTGAGGCCATAACGAAATGCTTGGGAGAATACAGCATGCAGACTGGGTTGTGA
- the LOC111811840 gene encoding uncharacterized protein LOC111811840 — protein MSSSRRAWVVAASVGVVEALKDQGVCRWNHTIKSVQQYAKNHVRSVSQAKKLSSPSTAAVSDQKWKQSEESLRTVMYLSCWGPNN, from the coding sequence ATGAGTTCGTCGAGAAGAGCTTGGGTTGTAGCGGCTAGTGTCGGAGTGGTGGAGGCCTTAAAAGACCAAGGGGTTTGCCGGTGGAATCACACGATTAAATCGGTTCAGCAGTACGCCAAAAACCACGTTAGATCGGTCTCTCAGGCGAAGAAGCTTTCTTCTCCGTCGACTGCGGCGGTTTCCGATCAGAAATGGAAGCAGTCGGAGGAGTCGTTGAGGACTGTCATGTACTTGAGCTGCTGGGGGCCCAAT
- the LOC111811760 gene encoding protein THYLAKOID FORMATION1, chloroplastic-like isoform X2 has protein sequence MAAVNSVSFTALSQCSDRRLPIPSARSLASHFDGFRFRKSVFCHYSGVRTSSFSSRMVIHCMASGTDVTTVAETKANFLKAYKRPIPSIYNTVVQELIVQQHLMRYKKTYRYDPVFALGFVTVYDRLMEGYPSDEDRDAIFQAYINALNEDPEQYRIDAQKLEEWARSQTAASLVEFASREGEVESILKDIAERAGGKGNFSYSRFFAIGLFRLLELANASEPSILEKLCAALNVDKKGVDRDLDVYRNLLSKLVQAKELLKEYVDREKKKRDERAGSQTASEAITKCLGEYSMQTGL, from the exons atggcggCTGTAAATTCCGTATCATTCACGGCATTAAGTCAATGTTCTGATAGACGATTGCCGATTCCCTCGGCTCGTTCACTCGCCTCGCATTTCGACGGGTTTCGTTTTCGTAAGAGCGTTTTCTGTCATTATTCCGGAGTTCGGACATCTAGCTTCAGTTCTCGCATGGTTATTCATTGCATGGCATCTGGAACAG ATGTAACAACCGTAGCCGAGACTAAAGCGAACTTCCTCAAGGCGTATAAACGGCCTATCCCTAGCATTTACAACACCGTTGTGCAAGAATTGATTGTCCAACAGCATTTGATGAGGTATAAGAAGACATACCGTTATGACCCTGTTTTCGCCCTTGGTTTTGTTACTGTGTATGATCGACTTATGGAAGGGTACCCTAGCGATGAGGATCGTGATGCCATTTTCCAAGCATACATTAACGCATTGAATGAGGATCCAGAGCAATATAG AATTGATGCCCAAAAATTGGAAGAGTGGGCTCGGTCTCAGACTGCAGCTTCATTGGTTGAGTTTGCATCAAGAGAAGGAGAAGTCGAGAGTATTTTGAAGGACATTGCAGAACGAGCTGGGGGCAAGGGGAATTTCAGCTACAGCCGATTTTTTGCTATTGGGCTATTTCGACTCCTTGAATTGGCAAATGCTTCTGAACCCAGTATCTTGGAAAAG CTATGTGCCGCTTTAAATGTTGACAAAAAAGGCGTGGACCGAGACCTTGATGTATACCGTAACCTGCTTTCGAAGTTAGTTCAGGCGAAAGAGCTCCTAAAGGAATATGTCGATAG agagaagaagaaaagagatgagAGGGCAGGATCACAGACGGCTAGTGAGGCCATAACGAAATGCTTGGGAGAATACAGCATGCAGACTGGGTTGTGA